The stretch of DNA TTGTTGGTGCAGTTTCACCTCCTGGAGGAGACTTTTCAGATCCTGTGACTTCTGCAACCCTTAGTATTGTGCAGGTGATTATTTCGTTCATGGCTGCTTCCGTATCTTCCATTGTAGATTGAGATGAACCAGATGGTGTTTGGTTTTAGATCTGCAGCAGACTCGTATTAGCATGGTTTTTCTCTACTTTGAAGTGTTTAGTGCTTACTCTTCCATAttggttgttcttttcttctgcaGGTCTTCTGGGGTTTGGACAAAAAGCTTGCCCAGAGAAAACATTTTCCCTCTGTTAATTGGTTGATTTCCTACTCAAAGTATTCGACGGTATGCTTATGTATTCTCAGTTTAAACCTATCTTGGTTTACTATCTCGAATCCgtgtttatataaaaagttactttttcttttcttcaggcGTTGGAATCTTTCTATGAGAAGTTCGATCCAGATTTCATCAACATCAGGACAAAGGCCAGAGAGGTGTTGCAGAGAGAAGACGATCTGAATGAAATTGTCCAGGTATGGGTCACTTATCCTTGTTTAAGTATCTAATGTCGTGACTAATGAACTCGTGTCACAGCGATATAAATTTTAAGGTTTTGAACGATATTATTTTGGCTTCGAAACTTGACTCgatttatagaagaaaattaGTGTTAGCACATAATTCTTTCTGAAAGGAGTTTGTTTGACCCGTGCATTGTGCTTTGCGTACAGCTTGTAGGAAAAGATGCACTAGCAGAAGGTGACAAAATCACCTTGGAAACAGCTAAGCTATTGAGGGAAGACTACCTTGCTCAAAACGCATTTACACCGTAAGATTTGTTTACTCCCatcgttttggtttggttctgtatctttctctctcaacgGTTATTCACTCTTGACTCTTTTGGATGAATCTTTGACAGATACGACAAATTCTGCCCTTTCTACAAGTCTGTGTGGATGATGCGTAACATTATCCATTTCTACAACCTAGCCAACCAGGTAAATAAGATGAGATGATTCATAAATGATCTACTAGGTTAAGTGGGGATTTAGGTCAATTGGTTCGTCTATATTCAAACAACATTCCATTAAATGTTGTCATACACAGGCGGTTGAGAGAGCTGCTGGAATGGACGGTCAAAAGATTACTTATACTCTCATCAAGCATCGCTTGGGAGATCTTTTCTACCGTTTAGTGTAAGCAAACTATTGGCCTTCCCCTCAGTTTATCTATAATTTTGGTACATAGCGCTATAATGAAATGGTCTGTAATCGAATATGAAAATTACAGGTCTCAGAAGTTCGAAGACCCAGCAGAAGGGGAGGATACACTGGTGgcaaaattcaagaaattgtaCGACGATCTCAGTGCTGGATTCCGTGCTTTGGAGGACGAAACTCGGTAAGCTGTGTCCCGTCTCCACAGCGAGTATAAAAAATACTCCCAATTGGGTTGTTTTTGGAGAAAGAGGTTCATTCATATTctctttcttgtgtttttgaACCAACAACTATCATAGTGGTCGGTATTTTATTTATCGGTTTGTTCGGTCGATTGAGTCTTAGCTCTGTGAGCGTCATGATTCTCCGGCTGTGCTTGTGCTGCGCTGTGTAATATGTTTGATTcgttgtttttatgtttttatttcgaTGGTAATAAGGTACAGCCCATATGAgtcatatatttgatttgatataccCTCTCAATTCAATAAGTTATTGTTAATGTTCAAAACCTATTGGATGTAGTTGTTTTCTCATAGTACCAtcattttgtattgtttttctCAATTTATGGTTTTGATGTAAAGATAATACTTCGGTAATGGAAGAGAAACTGTAAATCAAAATCACAACATAAATTACTGTACAAATTTCTTGAAGCTTAACTGAATGAACACGGTAGAGTAAAAccatgaatatttttttaacacgACCCGAGTTGGAGATGCCCAGAATTGAAAGCCCAACAGGCCCATTTTAGCTTTCACAGTTCCgttctctcttcgtcttcttcggcCGTAGCGCGCGAAGAAGATCCGCCGTTTAGCCGGCATTCTGACCTAGACACAGAGTCCTTCGGTCTTCTGATAAACCTCCCATGTTGAAGTCTAAGAAAAGCTTCGGTCAGTTATACCTGGCCGTATTTACACGGCGGTACTCGAGAGTCGCTCCGCCGCCATCGTCTGTGATCCGCGTGACAAACAACGTAGCACACCTGGGACAACCGAAGCAAGGaccattgccacgtcagctGATATCCCTGCCGCCATTCCCCGGTCATCCATTACCTGGTAAAAACGCCGTTGATAACGGAGACGACGGAGATAGCAAAGACCATGTCACAGCCATAAGCTGGGTCAAATACTATTTCGAAGAAATCCATGATAAGGCTATTCAAACTCATTTCACAAAGGGCCTTGTGAGTGCCTCTGGtataacttttgatttttttggaattgtCTAATGAGACCTTCAAATGAATTCCCCTAAATTATATTGACAGTAATTGAGTTTTACCTTTGTGGTAGGTTCAAATGGAGTTTCGAGGTCGTAGGAATGCttcaagagagaaagaagatggagCTAGACCCATGAGAAATGTACAATTgatctctgttctttttttttgttgttgttggtgtgaTCATTCTCGTGGATTGGGTTTAAGAATAGTGGTAGCGTTGTACACTTTTAATCTGCAGATTAAGCATAACGAGGTAATGCAAGTAGGAGACAAAATCTGGTTGCCAGTGTCAATCGCTGAGATGAGGATTTCTAAGAGATATGACACTATACCAAGTGGAACCTTGTATCCAAACGCAGACGAAATCGCTTATCTTCAAAGACTTGTCAGGTTCAAGGTAACTCCTGTTTGAGAAACTCTTCTGGATTTGCTAATGTTTTACACTGGTCTCTTTTGTTTGATCTTATATACAAGTTTTGACCTTACTTTTCTTATCTATTGCAGGACTCTGCTATTATCGTTCTTAATAAGCCACCTAAGCTTCCAGTCAAGGTAATAGAGTTTGCTATTTGCTCCTGCAGAATGACTTCATGGGAGGAAGCTGTTACATTTCTCTTGTTGATAAGCAGCCGCTGCATACTCAgttatctttgtttgtttcaggGAAATGTTCCTATACATAACAGCATGGATGCACTTGCAGCTGCAGCTTTGTCTTTTGGTAACGATGAAGGTCCTAGATTGGTAAACTcgattttttttggggggtttaTATCAGTTATCTTGATAGATTGTTTTGGTTTCTGACTTATTTGACTTTCATTGGTTAGGTACATCGTCTTGATAGGGAAACTAGTGGCCTCTTAGTAATGGGTCGAACCAAAGAAAGTATTGATCATCTTCACTCAGTGTTCAGTGATTACAAGGGGAGAAACTCAAGCTGTAAGGTAAGAAGGACTTATCTGAAATTCTGAACCAAACACACTACGGTCTAGGAAGGAAAGGTTGAGCTTAAAATTGTTAAGTGACTCATAAATATTGCACAATCCTAGGCTTGGAACAAATCTTGTGAAGCAATGTATCAGCAATATTGGGCATTGGTGATTGGTTCTCCAAAGGAAAAAGAAGGACTAATTTCAGCCCCTCTTTCAAAGGTACTTATCTCATTATATAACCTCTGCTCGCTTACACACTGCTTGTATCTGAAAATGATTCAAAAACCTGTGTTCAGGTGCTTTTGGACGATGGTAAAACAGACAGGGTGGTTTTGGCGCAAGGTTCGGGCTTTGAAGCTTCGCAAGAAGCAATAACAGAGTATAGAGTATTAGGACCTATGATCAATGGGTGTTCGTGGTTAGAACTTCGTCCTATTACTAGCAGAAAGCATCAGGTACGTATTAAACTTTGCTATCCTCTTTACCTGTTTTGcgataaattttgtttttgtttctctcttgacCAAGTTTACCTTCTGAAAAACAGCTACGTGTACACTGCGCTGAAGCTCTTGGTACTCCAATAGTAGGGGATTATAAGTACGGTTGGTTTGTTCACAAGAGATGGAAACAGATGCCTCAGGTTGATATTGAACCAACAACTGGGAAACCATATAAACTGCGCAGACCAGAAGGTCTTGATATCCAAAAGGGAAGCGTTTTGTCCAA from Camelina sativa cultivar DH55 chromosome 9, Cs, whole genome shotgun sequence encodes:
- the LOC104714170 gene encoding RNA pseudouridine synthase 3, mitochondrial isoform X1; translation: MLKSKKSFGQLYLAVFTRRYSRVAPPPSSVIRVTNNVAHLGQPKQGPLPRQLISLPPFPGHPLPGKNAVDNGDDGDSKDHVTAISWVKYYFEEIHDKAIQTHFTKGLVQMEFRGRRNASREKEDGARPMRNIKHNEVMQVGDKIWLPVSIAEMRISKRYDTIPSGTLYPNADEIAYLQRLVRFKDSAIIVLNKPPKLPVKGNVPIHNSMDALAAAALSFGNDEGPRLVHRLDRETSGLLVMGRTKESIDHLHSVFSDYKGRNSSCKAWNKSCEAMYQQYWALVIGSPKEKEGLISAPLSKVLLDDGKTDRVVLAQGSGFEASQEAITEYRVLGPMINGCSWLELRPITSRKHQLRVHCAEALGTPIVGDYKYGWFVHKRWKQMPQVDIEPTTGKPYKLRRPEGLDIQKGSVLSKVPLLHLHCREMVLPNIAKFLHVLNQQETEPLRTGIIDKPDLLRFVASMPSHMKISWNLMSSYLV
- the LOC104714170 gene encoding RNA pseudouridine synthase 3, mitochondrial isoform X2; amino-acid sequence: MEFRGRRNASREKEDGARPMRNIKHNEVMQVGDKIWLPVSIAEMRISKRYDTIPSGTLYPNADEIAYLQRLVRFKDSAIIVLNKPPKLPVKGNVPIHNSMDALAAAALSFGNDEGPRLVHRLDRETSGLLVMGRTKESIDHLHSVFSDYKGRNSSCKAWNKSCEAMYQQYWALVIGSPKEKEGLISAPLSKVLLDDGKTDRVVLAQGSGFEASQEAITEYRVLGPMINGCSWLELRPITSRKHQLRVHCAEALGTPIVGDYKYGWFVHKRWKQMPQVDIEPTTGKPYKLRRPEGLDIQKGSVLSKVPLLHLHCREMVLPNIAKFLHVLNQQETEPLRTGIIDKPDLLRFVASMPSHMKISWNLMSSYLV